From the Leifsonia sp. AG29 genome, one window contains:
- a CDS encoding DNA-directed RNA polymerase subunit alpha: MLIAQRPTLTEENISEFRSRFVIEPLEPGFGYTLGNSLRRTLLSSIPGAAVTSIRIDGVLHEFSTVPGVKEDVTEIILNIKGLVVSSEHDEPITAYLRKTGAGQVTAADISAPAGVEIHNPELVIATLNDKAKFEVELTIERGRGYVSAQQNRNEYSEAGQIPIDSIYSPVLKVTYRVEATRAGERTDFDRLVVDVETKPAISPRDAIASAGRTLVELFGLARELNSAAEGIEIGPAPVDAVLSSELSMPIEDLDLSVRSYNCLKREGINTVSELVSLSETQLMNIRNFGQKSVDEVKDKLTEMGLSLKDSVPGFDGAHFYSGYEEDESTI, translated from the coding sequence GTGCTCATTGCACAGCGTCCTACGCTCACCGAAGAGAACATCTCCGAGTTCCGTTCCCGGTTCGTCATAGAGCCGCTCGAGCCCGGGTTCGGCTACACCCTCGGTAACTCCCTGCGTCGCACCCTCCTCTCGTCGATCCCCGGCGCGGCGGTCACGAGCATCCGCATCGACGGCGTCCTCCACGAGTTCAGCACCGTCCCGGGTGTCAAGGAGGATGTCACCGAGATCATCCTGAACATCAAGGGCCTCGTTGTCTCGAGCGAGCACGACGAGCCGATCACCGCGTACCTCCGCAAGACGGGTGCCGGCCAGGTCACCGCGGCGGACATCTCCGCTCCGGCCGGCGTCGAGATCCACAACCCGGAGCTCGTCATCGCGACTCTGAACGACAAGGCGAAGTTCGAAGTCGAGCTGACCATCGAGCGCGGCCGCGGCTACGTGTCGGCGCAGCAGAACCGGAACGAGTACAGCGAGGCGGGCCAGATCCCGATCGACTCGATCTACTCGCCCGTGCTCAAGGTCACCTACCGCGTCGAGGCCACCCGTGCCGGTGAGCGCACCGACTTCGACCGCCTCGTGGTCGACGTGGAGACCAAGCCCGCGATCAGCCCGCGCGACGCGATCGCCTCCGCCGGCCGCACCCTGGTCGAGCTCTTCGGCCTGGCGCGCGAGCTCAACAGCGCAGCCGAGGGCATCGAGATCGGCCCGGCGCCGGTCGACGCCGTCCTCAGCTCCGAGCTGTCGATGCCGATCGAGGACCTCGACCTGTCGGTCCGCTCGTACAACTGCCTCAAGCGCGAGGGCATCAACACGGTGAGCGAGCTCGTGTCCCTGTCGGAGACGCAGCTCATGAACATCCGCAACTTCGGCCAGAAGTCGGTGGATGAGGTCAAGGACAAGCTGACGGAGATGGGCCTGTCGCTGAAGGACTCGGTCCCCGGGTTCGACGGCGCGCACTTCTACAGCGGCTACGAAGAGGACGAGTCCACCATCTGA
- the rpmJ gene encoding 50S ribosomal protein L36, translating into MKVNPSVKRICDKCKVIRRNGRVMVICENPRHKQRQG; encoded by the coding sequence ATGAAGGTCAACCCCTCCGTCAAGCGCATCTGCGACAAGTGCAAGGTCATCCGTCGCAACGGCCGGGTCATGGTCATCTGCGAGAACCCGCGCCACAAGCAGCGTCAGGGCTGA
- the rpsM gene encoding 30S ribosomal protein S13, with the protein MARLAGVDIPREKRVEVALTYIYGVGRTRALQTLRETGISGDIRVKDLTDDQLVSLRDYIEGNFKVEGDLRREVAADIRRKVEIGSYEGIRHRKGLPVRGQRTKTNARTRKGPKRTVAGKKKAR; encoded by the coding sequence ATGGCACGTCTAGCAGGCGTCGACATCCCGCGCGAGAAGCGCGTGGAGGTCGCACTCACCTACATCTACGGCGTCGGGCGCACCCGCGCGCTGCAGACCCTTCGCGAGACCGGGATCTCCGGCGACATCCGCGTGAAGGACCTCACCGACGACCAGCTCGTCTCGCTCCGCGACTACATCGAGGGCAACTTCAAGGTGGAGGGAGACCTCCGTCGCGAGGTGGCCGCCGACATCCGCCGCAAGGTCGAGATCGGCAGCTACGAGGGCATCCGCCACCGCAAGGGCCTCCCGGTCCGCGGTCAGCGCACCAAGACGAACGCTCGCACCCGCAAGGGCCCGAAGCGCACCGTCGCCGGTAAGAAGAAGGCTCGCTAG
- the rpsK gene encoding 30S ribosomal protein S11 produces MAAPKSAVRKPRKKEKKNIAVGQAHIKSTFNNTIVSITDTTGAVISWASSGGVGFKGSRKSTPFAAQLAAESAARQAQEHGMKKVDVFVKGPGSGRETAIRSLQAAGLEVGSINDVTPQAHNGCRPPKRRRV; encoded by the coding sequence ATGGCAGCACCCAAGTCGGCCGTTCGCAAGCCGCGCAAGAAGGAAAAGAAGAACATCGCTGTGGGCCAGGCCCACATCAAGAGCACCTTCAACAACACCATCGTCTCGATCACCGACACCACCGGTGCGGTCATCAGCTGGGCCTCGTCCGGCGGCGTGGGGTTCAAGGGCTCGCGCAAGTCAACGCCGTTCGCGGCGCAGCTCGCGGCCGAGTCGGCCGCGCGCCAGGCGCAGGAGCACGGCATGAAGAAGGTCGACGTCTTCGTCAAGGGCCCGGGCTCGGGTCGCGAGACCGCGATCCGCTCCCTCCAGGCCGCGGGCCTCGAGGTCGGCTCGATCAACGACGTCACCCCGCAGGCGCACAACGGCTGCCGCCCGCCCAAGCGCCGTCGCGTCTGA
- the rpsI gene encoding 30S ribosomal protein S9 gives MAKIADSIDSAQAENVESYSTETPASEAPAAPRAVLSVPGAAVGRRKEAIARVRLVPGSGTITVNGREFADYFPNKLHQQLITDPFKVLDLIGSYDVVARITGGGPSGQAGALRLAIARALNEIDRENNRPTLKKAGFLTRDARVTERKKAGLKKARKASQFSKR, from the coding sequence GTGGCGAAGATCGCAGACAGCATCGACTCGGCCCAGGCCGAGAACGTCGAGTCCTACTCGACCGAGACCCCCGCCTCCGAGGCCCCGGCCGCCCCGCGCGCCGTCCTCTCCGTCCCCGGCGCGGCCGTCGGCCGCCGCAAGGAGGCCATCGCGCGCGTGCGCCTGGTCCCGGGTTCCGGCACCATCACGGTCAACGGCCGTGAGTTCGCGGACTACTTCCCGAACAAGCTCCACCAGCAGCTCATCACCGACCCGTTCAAGGTCCTCGACCTCATCGGCTCCTACGACGTCGTCGCGCGCATCACCGGCGGCGGCCCCTCGGGTCAGGCCGGCGCGCTGCGTCTCGCCATCGCCCGTGCGCTGAACGAGATCGACCGCGAGAACAACCGCCCCACGCTGAAGAAGGCGGGCTTCCTCACCCGTGACGCGCGCGTCACCGAGCGCAAGAAGGCCGGTCTCAAGAAGGCCCGCAAGGCGTCGCAGTTCTCCAAGCGCTGA
- the infA gene encoding translation initiation factor IF-1: protein MAKKDGVIEIEGSVIEALPNAMFRVELTNGHKVLAHISGKMRQHYIRILPEDRVIVELSPYDLTRGRIVYRYK, encoded by the coding sequence ATGGCCAAAAAAGACGGTGTCATCGAGATCGAAGGATCAGTGATCGAGGCGCTCCCCAACGCGATGTTCCGCGTGGAGCTCACCAACGGTCACAAGGTTCTTGCCCACATCTCCGGCAAGATGCGTCAGCACTACATCCGCATCCTCCCCGAGGACCGCGTGATCGTCGAGCTGAGCCCTTACGATCTGACCCGCGGCCGGATCGTCTACCGCTACAAGTAA
- the truA gene encoding tRNA pseudouridine(38-40) synthase TruA has product MSTDPSTRYRLDIAYQGTDFNGWGRQPGLRTVQGTLEEALATIFRRAGDPPLLTVAGRTDAGVHAAGQVAHVDLSPEQEAVLRKPHGKRPPLPPEEALGRRLNGILGPVSDVVVTSASRAREGFDARFSALWRRYEYRVADRSARRDPLQRHRTAWVSSDLDADSMDMAAHGLLGLHDFASYCKAREGATTIRTLLSFSWREDPDGVLVAELTADAFCHSMVRALVGACVEVGEGKLAAGDLVVLRDEKRRTSAFKVMPARGLTLMEVGYPEGAELALRAERTRGLRTL; this is encoded by the coding sequence GTGTCTACTGATCCCTCCACGCGCTACCGCTTGGACATCGCGTACCAGGGAACCGACTTCAACGGCTGGGGCAGGCAGCCCGGGTTGCGCACCGTGCAGGGGACCCTGGAGGAGGCGCTCGCCACGATCTTCCGGCGCGCGGGCGACCCTCCGCTGCTGACGGTCGCCGGCCGGACGGACGCGGGAGTGCACGCCGCGGGCCAGGTCGCGCATGTGGACCTTTCGCCGGAGCAGGAGGCGGTGCTGCGCAAACCGCACGGCAAGCGTCCGCCGCTCCCGCCCGAGGAGGCGCTGGGCCGCCGGCTCAACGGCATCCTGGGTCCCGTATCCGATGTCGTCGTCACCTCGGCATCCCGCGCCCGGGAGGGGTTCGACGCCCGGTTCTCGGCGCTCTGGCGTCGCTACGAGTACCGCGTGGCCGACCGGTCGGCCCGGCGCGACCCCCTGCAGCGCCATCGCACCGCTTGGGTCTCCTCCGACCTCGACGCCGACTCCATGGACATGGCGGCGCACGGGCTGCTCGGGCTCCACGACTTCGCGAGCTACTGCAAGGCGCGCGAGGGGGCGACGACGATCCGCACCCTCCTGTCGTTCTCCTGGCGCGAGGACCCCGATGGCGTGCTCGTCGCCGAGCTGACGGCGGACGCCTTCTGCCACAGCATGGTGCGCGCCCTGGTCGGGGCCTGCGTGGAGGTGGGGGAGGGCAAGCTCGCAGCCGGCGACCTCGTGGTGCTCCGCGACGAGAAGCGCCGCACCAGCGCCTTCAAGGTGATGCCGGCCCGGGGGCTCACCCTCATGGAGGTGGGCTATCCGGAGGGCGCCGAGCTCGCCCTCCGCGCCGAGCGCACGCGGGGCCTCCGGACGCTGTGA
- the rplM gene encoding 50S ribosomal protein L13, whose protein sequence is MTRTYSPKADEIQRDWVIIDATDVVLGRLASHTAALLRGKHKPTFAPHMDSGDFVIIVNADKVALTGQKAAQKKAYRHSGYPGGLSAVTYAELLEKNPIRAVEKAVRGMLPKNSIGRAQLRKLKVYTGSEHPHAAQQPKPYTLGQVAQ, encoded by the coding sequence GTGACGCGCACGTACTCCCCGAAGGCAGACGAGATCCAGCGGGACTGGGTCATCATCGACGCGACCGACGTCGTGCTCGGCCGTCTCGCCAGCCACACCGCCGCCCTCCTCCGCGGCAAGCACAAGCCGACCTTCGCCCCGCACATGGACAGCGGTGACTTCGTCATCATCGTCAACGCCGACAAGGTCGCCCTCACCGGTCAGAAGGCCGCTCAGAAGAAGGCCTACCGCCACTCGGGCTACCCGGGCGGGCTCTCGGCCGTGACCTACGCCGAGCTCCTCGAGAAGAACCCGATCCGCGCCGTCGAGAAGGCGGTCCGGGGCATGCTGCCGAAGAACTCGATCGGCCGCGCCCAGCTCCGCAAGCTGAAGGTCTACACCGGAAGCGAGCACCCGCACGCCGCCCAGCAGCCGAAGCCGTACACGCTCGGCCAGGTCGCCCAGTAA
- the rplQ gene encoding 50S ribosomal protein L17: protein MPKPTKGPRLGGGPAHERLMLANLAAALFTHKSIKTTETKAKRLRPVAERLITFAKRGDLHARRRVLSVISDKSVVHELFTEIAPLVAEREGGYTRITKLGYRKGDNAPMAQIELVLEPVSPKVKSSRSTKAATPKAAPAEEAPAAEETPAEESAVEETTTETTAAEAEVVEETTGDAEAAGETDAESEAEKA, encoded by the coding sequence ATGCCCAAGCCCACCAAGGGTCCCCGCCTGGGTGGCGGCCCCGCCCACGAGCGTCTGATGCTCGCCAACCTGGCGGCCGCGCTGTTCACGCACAAGAGCATCAAGACCACCGAGACGAAGGCCAAGCGCCTCCGTCCGGTGGCCGAGCGCCTCATCACGTTCGCGAAGCGCGGCGACCTGCACGCCCGCCGTCGTGTGCTGTCCGTGATCAGCGACAAGAGCGTCGTGCACGAGCTCTTCACCGAGATCGCGCCGCTGGTCGCCGAGCGTGAGGGCGGGTACACCCGCATCACCAAGCTCGGCTACCGCAAGGGCGACAACGCCCCGATGGCTCAGATCGAGCTCGTGCTCGAGCCGGTCAGCCCGAAGGTGAAGTCGAGCAGGAGCACCAAGGCCGCGACCCCGAAGGCCGCGCCGGCCGAGGAGGCCCCCGCCGCCGAGGAGACCCCCGCCGAGGAGTCGGCCGTCGAGGAGACCACCACCGAGACCACGGCCGCCGAGGCCGAGGTCGTGGAGGAGACCACCGGCGACGCCGAGGCCGCCGGTGAGACCGACGCCGAGTCGGAGGCCGAGAAGGCCTGA
- the glmM gene encoding phosphoglucosamine mutase, with protein MPRLFGTDGVRGLANGSLTAELALGLAQAAAAVLTRGRSADARRAAGIRPTAIVARDPRVSGEFLASAVAAGLASSGIDVYDAGVIPTPAAAYLIADYGADFGVMVSASHNPAPDNGIKIFARGGTKLPDVVEDRIEQYLELEKLHPTGADVGRIRRLPDAEDRYVVHLLASLPHRLDGIHVVLDCAHGAAAGISPEVFTDAGARVTVIGDSPDGMNINDGVGSTHLDKLSEAVLRAGADVGIAHDGDADRCLAIDADGRVVDGDQIMAILALGMKERGKLRDDTLVATVMSNLGLKLAMREHGIRVVETAVGDRYVLEAMNENDYSLGGEQSGHVIMRDFATTGDGILTGLHLLSEMARQRKPLSELAKAMTVYPQVMVNVKNVDHHGVHTDEALQAAVQTAEASLGDGGRVLLRPSGTEPLVRVMVEAADQDTAHRLANELAAVVRERLSL; from the coding sequence ATGCCCCGCCTTTTCGGAACGGACGGCGTCCGCGGTCTCGCGAACGGCAGTCTCACCGCCGAGCTGGCGCTCGGCCTCGCGCAGGCAGCTGCTGCTGTCCTGACGCGAGGCCGCAGCGCCGACGCCCGCCGTGCCGCAGGAATCCGTCCCACGGCGATCGTCGCCCGCGACCCGCGCGTCTCGGGCGAGTTCCTGGCGTCGGCCGTCGCCGCCGGACTCGCGAGTTCGGGCATCGACGTGTACGACGCCGGCGTGATCCCGACGCCGGCTGCGGCTTACCTGATCGCGGACTACGGCGCCGACTTCGGCGTCATGGTGTCCGCCTCCCACAACCCGGCGCCCGACAACGGCATCAAGATCTTCGCCCGCGGCGGGACCAAGCTTCCGGATGTCGTCGAGGACCGCATCGAGCAGTACCTCGAGCTGGAGAAGCTGCACCCGACCGGCGCCGATGTCGGACGGATCCGCCGCCTCCCCGACGCGGAGGACCGCTACGTGGTGCACCTGCTGGCGAGCCTCCCGCACCGCCTCGACGGCATCCACGTCGTGCTCGACTGCGCGCACGGCGCCGCGGCGGGCATCTCGCCCGAGGTCTTCACGGACGCGGGCGCCCGCGTCACCGTCATCGGCGACTCGCCGGACGGCATGAACATCAACGACGGCGTGGGCTCCACCCACCTCGACAAGCTCTCCGAGGCGGTTCTCCGGGCCGGCGCCGACGTGGGCATCGCGCACGACGGCGACGCCGACCGCTGCCTGGCGATCGACGCCGACGGCCGGGTCGTCGACGGCGACCAGATCATGGCGATCCTCGCTCTGGGGATGAAGGAGCGCGGCAAGCTCCGCGACGACACGCTGGTGGCCACGGTCATGAGCAACCTCGGCCTGAAACTCGCCATGCGCGAGCACGGCATCCGCGTCGTCGAGACGGCCGTCGGCGACCGTTACGTGCTCGAGGCGATGAACGAGAACGACTACTCCCTCGGCGGCGAGCAGTCCGGTCACGTCATCATGCGCGATTTCGCCACCACCGGCGACGGCATCCTGACGGGCCTGCACCTGCTCAGCGAGATGGCGCGCCAGCGGAAGCCCCTGTCCGAGCTCGCGAAGGCGATGACCGTCTACCCGCAGGTCATGGTGAACGTCAAGAACGTCGACCACCACGGCGTCCACACCGACGAGGCGCTCCAGGCCGCTGTGCAGACGGCCGAGGCGTCGCTCGGCGACGGCGGCCGTGTCCTGCTGCGTCCCTCCGGCACCGAGCCTCTCGTGCGCGTGATGGTGGAGGCGGCCGATCAGGACACCGCGCACCGGCTCGCCAACGAGCTGGCCGCCGTGGTCCGCGAGCGTCTCTCGCTCTGA
- the glmS gene encoding glutamine--fructose-6-phosphate transaminase (isomerizing), protein MCGIVGYVGTDKSLEVLLGGLKRLEYRGYDSAGIAVIGPDGALGTAKKAGKLSELTAELGARPIPNGQTGIGHTRWATHGGPTDTNAHPHLGDDGRLAVIHNGIIENFATLKDELLADGFTFRSETDTEVAAVLLGREYRVTGDLSEAFQRVVSRLEGAFTLLALHQDQPHVVVGARRNSPLVIGLGDGENFLGSDVAAFVEHTRRAMAIGQDQIVTITPDSVTVTDFAGAPVEVEPFEVAWDASAAEKGGWSSFMAKEIAEEPDAVANTIRGRVADGEVRIPELDALGDEYFAGIDRITILACGTAAYAGLVGSYAIEKWARVPVTVELSHEFRYREPVLTEGTLVISISQSGETMDTLMAVKYAREAGAKAISVCNTQGATIPRESDAALYTHAGPEVAVASTKAFVAQITALYLFGLHLARVRGTLAEAQQHDALEELQAVPEKIQTVLEAHDTIAQLARWMSDTRSVLFLGRHVGYPIALEGALKLKELAYIHAEGFAAGELKHGPIALIEPGQPVFVVVPSPRWSDELHKKVVSNIQEIRARGARVIAIAEAGDAAVLPFADEVIRIPLAAPLFEPLLAVIPLQIFAMELSAAKGLDVDQPRNLAKSVTVE, encoded by the coding sequence ATGTGTGGAATCGTGGGTTACGTCGGCACCGACAAGAGTCTCGAGGTGCTGCTGGGCGGTCTGAAGCGCCTCGAATACCGGGGCTATGACTCGGCCGGCATCGCCGTGATCGGCCCGGACGGCGCCCTCGGCACCGCCAAGAAGGCCGGCAAGCTCTCGGAGCTCACCGCCGAGCTGGGGGCGCGGCCGATCCCCAACGGCCAGACCGGCATCGGCCACACGCGCTGGGCCACCCACGGCGGCCCCACCGACACCAACGCCCACCCGCATCTCGGCGACGACGGGCGCCTCGCCGTCATCCACAACGGCATCATCGAGAACTTCGCCACCCTCAAGGACGAGCTCCTCGCCGACGGCTTCACCTTCCGCTCCGAGACCGACACCGAGGTGGCCGCCGTGCTGCTCGGCCGCGAGTACCGCGTCACCGGAGACCTGAGCGAGGCGTTCCAGCGCGTCGTCTCGCGGCTCGAGGGCGCCTTCACGCTGCTGGCGCTGCACCAGGACCAGCCGCACGTCGTGGTCGGGGCCCGCCGCAACTCGCCCCTCGTCATCGGCCTCGGCGACGGCGAGAACTTCCTCGGCTCCGACGTCGCCGCCTTCGTCGAGCACACGCGCCGGGCGATGGCGATCGGCCAGGACCAGATCGTCACGATCACCCCCGACTCGGTGACCGTCACCGACTTCGCGGGCGCACCGGTCGAGGTCGAGCCGTTCGAGGTCGCGTGGGACGCCTCCGCCGCCGAGAAGGGCGGCTGGTCCTCCTTCATGGCGAAGGAGATCGCCGAGGAGCCCGACGCGGTCGCGAACACGATCCGCGGGCGCGTCGCCGACGGGGAGGTCCGCATCCCCGAGCTGGACGCGCTCGGCGACGAGTACTTCGCCGGGATCGACCGCATCACGATCCTCGCCTGCGGCACCGCCGCCTACGCCGGGCTCGTCGGCAGCTACGCCATCGAGAAGTGGGCGCGCGTCCCCGTGACCGTCGAGCTCAGCCACGAGTTCCGGTACCGCGAGCCGGTCCTGACCGAGGGCACCCTGGTGATCTCCATCAGCCAGTCGGGTGAGACGATGGACACCCTCATGGCGGTCAAGTACGCGCGGGAGGCCGGTGCAAAGGCGATCTCGGTGTGCAACACGCAGGGCGCGACGATCCCGCGCGAGTCGGATGCTGCGCTCTACACGCACGCCGGGCCCGAGGTGGCGGTCGCCTCCACGAAGGCCTTCGTCGCCCAGATCACGGCGCTCTACCTGTTCGGCCTGCACCTCGCGCGCGTGCGAGGCACGCTCGCGGAGGCGCAGCAGCACGACGCGCTCGAGGAGCTGCAGGCCGTCCCCGAGAAGATCCAGACCGTCCTGGAGGCGCACGACACGATCGCGCAGCTCGCGCGCTGGATGTCCGACACCCGGTCGGTGCTCTTCCTCGGCCGCCACGTCGGCTACCCGATCGCCCTCGAGGGCGCCCTCAAGCTCAAGGAGCTGGCCTACATCCACGCGGAAGGCTTCGCCGCGGGCGAGCTCAAGCACGGTCCGATCGCGCTCATCGAGCCCGGGCAGCCCGTCTTCGTGGTCGTGCCGAGCCCCCGCTGGTCGGACGAGCTCCACAAGAAGGTCGTGTCGAACATCCAGGAGATCCGCGCCCGCGGCGCCCGCGTCATCGCGATCGCCGAGGCCGGTGACGCGGCGGTGCTCCCGTTCGCCGACGAGGTGATCCGCATCCCGCTGGCCGCGCCGCTCTTCGAGCCGCTGCTCGCCGTGATCCCGCTCCAGATCTTCGCCATGGAGCTGTCGGCGGCGAAGGGCCTCGACGTCGACCAGCCGCGGAACCTGGCCAAGTCCGTCACCGTCGAGTAG
- a CDS encoding helix-turn-helix domain-containing protein yields MATPRSKAASLFGQRVREARIALGRSQEEIAHLAGMHVTNYGRIERGEANSELTTIVRIATALDTDPADLLAGLYGKGMLPGKARAYSVTDFIAAQRARERD; encoded by the coding sequence ATGGCCACTCCCCGCTCGAAAGCCGCGTCCCTGTTCGGGCAGCGCGTGCGGGAGGCGCGGATCGCGCTCGGCCGGAGCCAGGAGGAGATCGCGCACCTCGCGGGCATGCACGTCACCAACTACGGGCGCATCGAGCGAGGCGAGGCCAACTCCGAGCTGACGACGATCGTCCGCATCGCGACGGCGCTCGACACGGACCCGGCCGACCTGCTGGCCGGGCTCTACGGCAAGGGCATGCTGCCGGGTAAGGCTCGCGCCTACTCGGTGACGGACTTCATCGCCGCCCAGCGGGCACGAGAGCGCGACTGA
- a CDS encoding GNAT family N-acetyltransferase, translating into MSTIDEPRLAPLSERVAAAASPVPSHPLIREWRAATLGDVDDVHELYQAMDAVDHPNYLTTRDEVEEQLGFTFIDLERDTLLAITHDGVLAAIGIVMEPPRQETLVREFMNGGVHPALRGRGIGRELIAWQRVRGEQKLAASDKALPGWLVGYADARSPGRRRLLEAAGFEAVRYFQTMERELADPIPEVTPRTDVRIVPYESEFAAAVHAARDDAFRDHWGSQPLSDEHFASLVSGTFEPALSFVAFAGEEVAGVVLSDVNEEDWAGQGFSSAYVSTVAVTRPFRGRRIAPVLLRCVLEAARARGLDRVVLDVDAENPTGALGLYTGMGFRATQSEIGLLRVY; encoded by the coding sequence GTGAGCACCATCGACGAACCGCGACTCGCTCCGCTCTCCGAGCGCGTCGCGGCTGCCGCCTCCCCCGTTCCGAGCCACCCGCTGATCCGTGAATGGCGCGCCGCCACCCTCGGTGACGTCGATGACGTCCATGAGCTCTACCAGGCCATGGACGCCGTCGACCATCCGAACTACCTGACGACGCGAGACGAGGTGGAGGAGCAACTCGGGTTCACCTTCATCGACCTCGAGAGGGACACGCTGCTCGCGATCACCCACGACGGTGTCCTGGCGGCCATCGGGATCGTGATGGAGCCACCGCGGCAGGAGACCCTGGTGAGGGAGTTCATGAACGGGGGAGTCCACCCCGCCCTCCGGGGCCGCGGGATCGGACGCGAGCTGATCGCCTGGCAGCGGGTCCGCGGCGAGCAGAAGCTGGCCGCGTCGGACAAGGCGCTGCCCGGCTGGCTCGTCGGCTACGCGGATGCCCGGTCGCCCGGCCGTCGCCGGCTGCTGGAGGCGGCCGGCTTCGAAGCGGTCCGGTACTTCCAGACCATGGAGCGCGAGCTGGCGGATCCCATCCCGGAGGTCACCCCCAGGACCGACGTCCGGATCGTCCCGTACGAGTCGGAGTTCGCCGCGGCCGTCCACGCGGCGCGCGACGACGCCTTCCGCGACCATTGGGGGAGCCAGCCGCTGAGCGACGAGCACTTCGCCAGTCTGGTGTCCGGCACCTTCGAACCGGCGCTCTCGTTCGTGGCGTTCGCAGGCGAGGAGGTCGCCGGCGTTGTCCTGTCCGACGTCAATGAGGAGGACTGGGCCGGCCAGGGCTTCTCGAGCGCCTACGTCTCGACGGTCGCGGTGACGCGCCCCTTCCGCGGCCGCCGCATCGCCCCGGTCCTTCTCCGGTGCGTGCTGGAGGCGGCGCGCGCGCGGGGGCTCGATCGCGTCGTGCTCGATGTCGACGCCGAGAACCCCACGGGGGCGCTGGGACTGTACACCGGGATGGGCTTCCGGGCGACGCAGTCGGAGATCGGGCTCCTCCGTGTCTACTGA
- the coaA gene encoding type I pantothenate kinase, which translates to MAENGDSSTPYVELSRADWAELAQNTRLPLLETEIVQLRGLGDPLDMQEVSEVYLPLSRLLNLYVGGTKQLHRVTSEFLGERAASTPFVIGVAGSVAVGKSTIARLLRELLSRWDDTPRVELVTTDGFLLPNAELERRGLMERKGFPESYDRRALLRFVTAVKSGAPEVRAPFYSHLSYDIVPDAEIVVRRPDVLIVEGLNVLQPAGGGNRLAVSDLFDFSVYVDARTRDIARWYEERFLKLQRGAFANPKSYFHRYASLTEEEARERAASIWTSINEPNLVQNIRPTRSRAKLVLRKDADHTVSSVLLRKL; encoded by the coding sequence ATGGCTGAGAACGGCGACTCCTCCACCCCGTACGTCGAGCTGAGCCGGGCCGACTGGGCGGAGCTCGCCCAGAACACGCGCCTCCCGCTGCTGGAGACCGAGATCGTCCAGCTCCGCGGCCTCGGCGACCCTCTCGACATGCAGGAGGTCTCCGAGGTCTACCTGCCGCTCAGCCGCCTCCTCAACCTGTACGTGGGCGGCACGAAGCAGCTGCACCGGGTCACGAGCGAGTTCCTCGGCGAGCGCGCCGCCTCGACCCCCTTCGTCATCGGCGTCGCCGGCTCCGTGGCCGTCGGCAAGTCGACGATCGCGCGCCTCCTGCGCGAGCTGCTCTCCCGCTGGGATGACACCCCTCGCGTGGAGCTGGTCACGACCGACGGGTTCCTCCTCCCGAACGCCGAGCTGGAGCGTCGCGGCCTCATGGAGCGCAAGGGCTTCCCGGAGTCGTACGACCGCCGGGCCCTCCTGCGGTTCGTCACGGCGGTGAAGAGCGGCGCCCCGGAGGTGCGCGCCCCCTTCTACTCGCACCTCAGCTACGACATCGTCCCCGACGCCGAGATCGTGGTGCGGCGCCCCGACGTGCTCATCGTGGAGGGGCTCAACGTGCTCCAGCCGGCCGGCGGCGGCAACCGGCTCGCCGTCAGCGACCTGTTCGACTTCAGCGTCTACGTCGACGCCCGGACGCGCGACATCGCCCGCTGGTATGAGGAGCGCTTCCTCAAGCTGCAGCGCGGCGCCTTCGCGAACCCGAAGTCTTACTTCCACCGCTACGCCTCCCTCACCGAGGAGGAGGCGCGCGAGCGTGCCGCGTCGATCTGGACGAGCATCAACGAGCCGAATCTGGTGCAGAACATCCGCCCCACGCGCTCGCGGGCGAAGCTCGTGCTCCGCAAGGACGCCGACCACACCGTCAGCTCGGTGCTCCTGCGCAAGCTCTGA